The following nucleotide sequence is from Mucilaginibacter sp. cycad4.
CTCAGGGCTTTGGTGTTCTTAAGCTCGGGAATTTCGGCAAGCTCCAGTTTGGTATAGTGTTTTAGCCGTTTTACATATTTATCAATGCCTTCCTTCAGGTAGGCATCCTCAGTTTTTCCAACGGTAAGGAACGTGATCTTCATATCTGAAACAAATAAACGTTTATTTAAAATATATGTGTTTATTTTGGTTGAATTTATCTGCACATGGAACAAACAATTATAAACGATTATACCCAAAGAGCAAGCCTCGCCGCCACCGAAGCCGCCAAACATAAAAAGCTCGCCAATACCTATTCGCTGCTGAGGCTTGGCATTTTTGCCATGGTGGCTATAACTATAGCCTTCGCCATTCATTTCGACAATTTCAGCATTATTGCTATAGCCTTTGTACTGCTGGTTTTTGCCTTTGCCTGGCTGGTAGCCCGCCAAAGTACTTTTGAAAAGCAGAAACAGTATTATGACGACCTGCAACAGGTGAATGAAAACGAAATAGCCAGTATCCAAACCCACGGCAATATCTACAACAATGGCGCACGCTATGGCAACGATAAACACTTTTATACTTCCGACCTGGACATTTACGGTAATGCATCCTTGTATCAGCTCATTAACCGTGCAGCTACCACACCGGGTAATAATAAACTGGCCGGCTGGCTTAATGCCCCGGCATGCAAACAAGCCGTATTGCAAAGGCAGGAAGCCGTTAAAGAAATAGCCGCCAAAAACAGCTGGAAGCTCGATCTGCAAACCCGGCTCATTTTTGCCATAAAGCAGGATGTGAACCAGCTTAAAAACCTGTTCAGATACCTGCACATCCCGCTTGATATGCCCGGCGAAAAATGGCTTGCCGCTTATACCAAAATAGCTCCTTACCTGTTTACGGCATTGTTGGTAGTTGCTTATTTTTATTCCCCGGCAAAACTTGCGGCCATTGTGGTTGGCTTGTTTAATATGGGTGTGGTGTTTTCAAAAGCAGCCTACATCCGCAAAGCCGATCTTATTGCCGGTAAAATTGGCGATACTTTAGCCAACTATGCCGGTGTATTTAAGTGTATCGAAGACCAGCAATGGCAGGCTACCTATAGCAGTGTATTAGCACAACAGCTAAAAACGGATAAAACATCAGCCAAAATAAAAGAACTGGGGGAGTTGATCAACAAGCTTAATTATCATCTTAACCTATTGATTGGCTTTGTACTCAACTTGTTTTTTTTGTGGGATATCCGCCAGATCATCGCCATCGAAAACTGGAAACGGCAAAACCAGGACAGCCTTGAAGCCGCTTTTGATGTCATCGCCGAATTTGAATCACTCCTGAGCCTGGCGGGTTTAGCCGTAAACTACCCGGATTGGAGTTTTCCTGTAATTGACGACAGGCCCGGCTATACCCTTACTGCCAATGCCATCGCCCATCCGCTTATTGATGCCGCTAAGCGCATCGAAAATGATTACGAGCTGGATGATACTTTTAAAGTTGATATCATCACCGGATCAAATATGGCCGGTAAGAGTACTTTTTTGCGTACGGTGGGTATTAATACCGTGCTGGCCTTAAGCGGTGCACCTGTTTGCGCCAAAAGTATGCAGGTTTCGGTGATCACCATGATCAGCTACATGCGCATTAAAGATTCGCTCAATGAAAGTACTTCAACCTTTAAAGCCGAGCTCGACCGCCTGCAAATGCTGCTGGCTGCCGTTGAAAATGAGCCGAAAGTATTTTTCCTGATAGATGAAATGCTGCGGGGTACCAATTCGGTTGATAAATACCTCGGCTCAAAGGCGGTTATCGAGCAACTCATCCGCAAAAATGCAGTGGGTATGGTAGCTACTCACGATTTGCAGATAGCTCAGCTCGAAACCAAATATCCTGATTACGTACGTAACTTTTATTTTGATATCCAGGTAGTGAACGGCGAAATGCTGTTTGATTACAAGATCAAACATGGCGAGTGTAAAACTTTTAATGCCTCGTTGTTGCTTAGGCAGATAGGGATTGAGGTAGGGGAAGAGTAACCTGAACAGGGATTTGGGGGGACTTTTTTGATTATAGGATTTTCCTTTGTCAGTTTCAGACAAAATCCCCGGAATCAAAAAAATCCCCCCCCCAAAAAATCCCGGTTCAGAAAAAGAGCCGGAAGCATTTACGCCCCCGGCTCTTTTATCTTGATTCTTTATTCTAAAAGTCTTGACTTCTATACTTGATTTCTAAACAAAACTATCGGCCTCCTGTAGGTGAACCGCCGGCACCCTGGTCGCCTTGTTTCATGTCATCATTGTTGATGCCTTTTTTTTGCTGTTGCGGGTTGCTGAAACTTAATTTACCGAAGCTGTAGCTAAACGTTACACCAAACGAACGGAATGGGAACGCAAATTTGCTGCTTTGTGTAAATGTTGGCGTTTTTAAATCGGTATTGAAGTTTTTATAGGTACTGAACGGCTCAATGGCGTTAATACCGATAGAAGCTTTCTTCTGCATGAATTGTTTTTTAACTCCCACACCAAATATGCTGAACGATGGGTTTGAACCCTGGATGGTACGGCGTGCCGAGTTTTGAACTGCAAAGCTCTCGGCAATAAAACCACTTGGCAAAGTAACCTGGGCGCTCAAAAACGCATTGTACTGAAAATAGGTTGAGGTTTGTGTTTGCTCATGAGTTAACTGGTTAATAGCAGTTGGCTTATAAGTATAAGCGTTGATACTACCGCGAATGGTCAGGATTTTAAACGGAGTAACCGAACCGAAGAAACTTGCACCTATAGAGTTGTTAGTACCTATGTTTTGATAGGTAGTTATGGTACCCTCCTGGTCTTCGGGCAGGTTAGTTACTAAACCTTCAATTAAACCTGTTGTATGTTTATAATATGCCGATAAGTTAATTACCGACGATTTAATGAATGTGTTATAGCCTAATTCAACAGTTTGTGAAACCTCGGGCGCAAGTAACGGGTTACCTACTGTTTGTGCAGTAATATTGCTCTTGTTCACAAACGGGTTCAAAAATTGCAGGCTTGGCCTTGTTATACGTTTACTGTATGCCAGTTTGATGGTTTGGGTTGGGGTAAGCGCTTTTTGCAAGGTTAAGCTTGGTATAAAAGTATTATAGTTTTGATCAAACGGTTGCAGGCTCTGTAAATCGTTTATCGGTTCACCATGGATATCGGTATTTTCGAGCCTTGCACCGGCAAGTATTGAATAACCTTTAGGCAGGGTAACCGTTAATACCGAGTAACCGGCCCAAACAGTTTGATTATAGTTATATTTATTTGAATTTACAGGGTCATAAACAAAACTATCACCGCCGGGATTGAAATAATCCGAAACGCTTTTTATCCTCCGGATAATGTTTTTACCGCCGGCTTCCAGCTTCAGTACTTTGTTAATTGGCAAAACGTAATCGGCCTGTATGGTGTACTCATTATTCTTTCCGTCGATATTATTCTTCAGGTTTTGAAATTCATCGGTATTGAAAAAATAGGTGGTGTAATCTGTCACAATTTTGCTGTGGCTCCATTGGGTAGATAAGCTTAACTCATGGCCTTCTTTTTTAAACTTGTGCGTATAATCAACATTCCAGTCAAAGCCGCCAAATGAGTTATGTCCTATATTATTGCTTTGATAAGCGTTATTAAGCGTTGGATCATAATAATAAGTACGGGTATAGTCGGTTTTGCTGTTAGGATCAAAACCGCCCTGGTTTAAACGGATTGACGTACGCAAATTGTTAAACGCGTTAAAATCATACCCGGCCGATGCTGAACCAATGATACCATGGCGTTTAACACGGCTGGTACCTGTTGAAGTTTGTGAACGGTGCTGCGTTGGGTCGTTAAAGAAAAAGTCCTGATCGCTTGATGTAAGGGATGTTTGCGGCCATGTAGCATTACCACCTACGTTTGCCGATAAGCTTAACCTGTTGTGGTTGTAGTTGATATTGGCGTTGCCGTTGTTTTGACGTGTACCAACACCACCGCTGATTGAGCCGCTGATACCCGAAACATTTTTTTGCTTGGTGATAATGTTCAAAATACCGGCCGAACCTTCGGCATCATATTTTGCCGATGGCGAAGTTACCACCTCGATGCTCTTGATCTGATCGGCAGGGATGGTTTTTAACACATCTGATAAGCTGGCCGATGTAGCGCCGGATGGCTTGCCATTGATCAATACGCGTACATTCTGGTCACCGCGAATAGATACGTTACCGTTAAGGTCGACGGCAACCAAAGGCACTTTTTGTAACACATCGGTAGCGTTACCGCCAGCAGCAGTAAGATCTTTCTCCGCGTTATAAACTATCTTATCGATCTTATTTTCGATTAATGCGGCCTGGCCAACTACGGAAACTTCTTTAAGCGCGTGTGAGCTTGGGGCCAATAGTACCTGGCCAAGTTTAGCATCGGGTTTTGATGGGGTAGTGGTTACCTGATCGATATATTTAGTTGGATAACCAATAAATGAGATAGCCAGCTTATATACGCCCGGCTTTATATTGTCTAATTTAAAGTTACCCTTATCATCAGTTACAACACCGGTAATTGGCGATTTGCCTCCGCTGCGATATAAACCAACCGAAGCATAGTCCATTGGTTTTTTGGTAAGTGAGTCAATGATAGTGCCTGATATTCTGCCGGTTGTGGTAGCTCCCCCGCCCCCCACACCAAACTGGGCCCGGGCCGATAACGCGAAGCAGAACAATGCAATAAGTATGTAAAAACGTTTCATTTAGTATTATTTTGGTAATTGGAGGCGAAAATACTTTAAATGTTACATGCTGAATTTTTATTTTTTTACAAATAGTGCATTTGTAATGTATAAGTTACACTACCATGATGTAACCGCGGATTTTACAATGGGGGATTAAAAAGAGGGATTTGCGATGGGTGACAATGATAAGAATCATGTCAATTGCGAGTGATACAACTTAGGGAAATAAATGACAACGCCAGGGAAGATTTACGAAGTTTCGAAATTTCGTAAATCTGGATTCAACGTCGTTTTTTAGGAGAAGGCACAAGTCAGCCTGGCCCGGGGCAGCTACACAAGACTTGCGCCAGCAGAGTAAGGGGAAATGACAAAGCGGTTGAAGCCCTACGCAGTTTTTAGAATTTCGTAGGGCTGGATTCAACGCTTTTTTTAGGAGAAGGCATAAGTGGGCCCCGGCCCGGGCAACCACACAAAACTTGCGCCAGCAGATGAAACGTGGGATTTTACTCCGTTGTTACCTTCAAATTCAATGTATCTGCCTGCATAGCGGTAAAAATGCCAAGCCCGTTAACAACATTGGTTGGGGTATTTACCAGGTTTTGCGAGCTGCCACGGGTATTGCTGGTTAATATATTAATGTATTCATCGTTTACCCTCAGCAATATTACTTTATAAGCCCCGTAGTATTTGAAAGTGGTTTGTGTTATGCTGTATGTCGAGGCCCGTTCGGTATTGATTTCGAAGCTTGGGTTCCTGTTGTTCCTTACCGCTATGATCTCAAAAGGATTACTGTCGGTGTTTTTGAAAAGCAACATATGCTGTAACGAATCGGGGTTGGTCCAGGTGATGGTAGCACGCACCTTATCATTATAAGCCTGGTCAAGCGTATTAGGCTCATGGAACACGGTGTCGGTCAGTTTAAACCCAATTGGTTTGCCGGGCATCACTGTTGACGCACTCACATTGCTGTTGTTGTAGGTAAACTGCATGGAATAGGTTTTACCTGCAGTTATGAATGAGGCATCAGCATATGTGTAAGTACCGTTTGTTCCTTCGGTAAGTTTTACCGTCTGTATACCGTTGCTTACATTGATTGTCAACCCGGTAATGGCGGATCCGTAAGTAGCTGTATCGGTAAGGTCTTTTTGCTGATAGACTTTTAGCGACAGTGGTTGCCCCGCAACAAGGTAAGCTTCAACAACCGGTTTGTTTACCGCATCTGTATCAGAAGAGTTTTTTTTGCAGGCCGATGCCATCATCAGGCAGCCGGCTATTAATGCGAGGCATATATATCGTATGTGTGTTTTTATTTCCATCTTAAGCTTAATGTAACGTTAGGGGTAAAGCCGAGGTAGTTAACATCGGTGGTGATAACCTGGTTGTTTTGCATCTGGTATTCGCGGTACCAGGTATTGGTATGATTGTAAACGTTAAACAGCGACAAGCCTATCGATCCTATTTTATGCCCGTCTATCTTCAGCAGATCATATGATACCGACATGTCCAGCCGGTGATAGGCCGGCAAACGTTCGGCATTTTTGTCGCTGATGTTGAGGTAAGTGATGCTGTTGCCATCAACCGTTTTAATGGTGTAGCTGGATAGCGGGGCCGTGTAAGGGTGCCCGGTACTGAACAGGAAGGTAGCGGCGAAGTTCCAGCGCTCGTAATGGTACATATTGATGGATTTAAACTCATGGCGTACATCCTGGTCTGCGGCGTAATAATCAGTGCCAAAAGCTGAGAATTTATTTTGAGCCTGTGCAAGGGTATAGCTGATCCATCCGGTATAACGTCCCATTTTTTTCTGCACCAAAAACTCAACGCCTTTAGCACGGCCCGTTCCCTGGTAAAAATCTTCGGTCACACTTTGTGTTTGATTTTGGTTTGGATCCATCCTGAAACCACCGGCAGGCTGCGTTTGCCTTACGGTGTACTGCGTGA
It contains:
- a CDS encoding outer membrane beta-barrel family protein, with translation MKRFYILIALFCFALSARAQFGVGGGGATTTGRISGTIIDSLTKKPMDYASVGLYRSGGKSPITGVVTDDKGNFKLDNIKPGVYKLAISFIGYPTKYIDQVTTTPSKPDAKLGQVLLAPSSHALKEVSVVGQAALIENKIDKIVYNAEKDLTAAGGNATDVLQKVPLVAVDLNGNVSIRGDQNVRVLINGKPSGATSASLSDVLKTIPADQIKSIEVVTSPSAKYDAEGSAGILNIITKQKNVSGISGSISGGVGTRQNNGNANINYNHNRLSLSANVGGNATWPQTSLTSSDQDFFFNDPTQHRSQTSTGTSRVKRHGIIGSASAGYDFNAFNNLRTSIRLNQGGFDPNSKTDYTRTYYYDPTLNNAYQSNNIGHNSFGGFDWNVDYTHKFKKEGHELSLSTQWSHSKIVTDYTTYFFNTDEFQNLKNNIDGKNNEYTIQADYVLPINKVLKLEAGGKNIIRRIKSVSDYFNPGGDSFVYDPVNSNKYNYNQTVWAGYSVLTVTLPKGYSILAGARLENTDIHGEPINDLQSLQPFDQNYNTFIPSLTLQKALTPTQTIKLAYSKRITRPSLQFLNPFVNKSNITAQTVGNPLLAPEVSQTVELGYNTFIKSSVINLSAYYKHTTGLIEGLVTNLPEDQEGTITTYQNIGTNNSIGASFFGSVTPFKILTIRGSINAYTYKPTAINQLTHEQTQTSTYFQYNAFLSAQVTLPSGFIAESFAVQNSARRTIQGSNPSFSIFGVGVKKQFMQKKASIGINAIEPFSTYKNFNTDLKTPTFTQSSKFAFPFRSFGVTFSYSFGKLSFSNPQQQKKGINNDDMKQGDQGAGGSPTGGR
- a CDS encoding DNA mismatch repair protein MutS → MEQTIINDYTQRASLAATEAAKHKKLANTYSLLRLGIFAMVAITIAFAIHFDNFSIIAIAFVLLVFAFAWLVARQSTFEKQKQYYDDLQQVNENEIASIQTHGNIYNNGARYGNDKHFYTSDLDIYGNASLYQLINRAATTPGNNKLAGWLNAPACKQAVLQRQEAVKEIAAKNSWKLDLQTRLIFAIKQDVNQLKNLFRYLHIPLDMPGEKWLAAYTKIAPYLFTALLVVAYFYSPAKLAAIVVGLFNMGVVFSKAAYIRKADLIAGKIGDTLANYAGVFKCIEDQQWQATYSSVLAQQLKTDKTSAKIKELGELINKLNYHLNLLIGFVLNLFFLWDIRQIIAIENWKRQNQDSLEAAFDVIAEFESLLSLAGLAVNYPDWSFPVIDDRPGYTLTANAIAHPLIDAAKRIENDYELDDTFKVDIITGSNMAGKSTFLRTVGINTVLALSGAPVCAKSMQVSVITMISYMRIKDSLNESTSTFKAELDRLQMLLAAVENEPKVFFLIDEMLRGTNSVDKYLGSKAVIEQLIRKNAVGMVATHDLQIAQLETKYPDYVRNFYFDIQVVNGEMLFDYKIKHGECKTFNASLLLRQIGIEVGEE
- a CDS encoding DUF4249 family protein — its product is MEIKTHIRYICLALIAGCLMMASACKKNSSDTDAVNKPVVEAYLVAGQPLSLKVYQQKDLTDTATYGSAITGLTINVSNGIQTVKLTEGTNGTYTYADASFITAGKTYSMQFTYNNSNVSASTVMPGKPIGFKLTDTVFHEPNTLDQAYNDKVRATITWTNPDSLQHMLLFKNTDSNPFEIIAVRNNRNPSFEINTERASTYSITQTTFKYYGAYKVILLRVNDEYINILTSNTRGSSQNLVNTPTNVVNGLGIFTAMQADTLNLKVTTE